From Thermodesulfovibrionia bacterium, a single genomic window includes:
- a CDS encoding sigma-54 dependent transcriptional regulator, producing MPVILVVDDEPLQRDILKTILEAEGYEAHTAASGEEALGVIKKFQPEVILTDLRMKGMDGIEFMEAVPQEPFKPSVIIITAHGTISSAVEAVRKGAFDYLTKPIEKNSLLLTVRRAVERASLLKENMLLHKELFSKFKIEGIVGKSEKMQKAMEVVKKVAPSSATVFIRGESGTGKELAARAIHYNSLRKTKPFIALNCASIPENLFESELFGYEPGAFTGANTRKEGLFELANGGTLFLDEIGDLPLVTQSKLLRVFQDKEIRRIGSKVTIKIDVRIITATNKDMEKEIAAGNFREDMYYRLKVVTIYLPPLRERIEDIPELVDFFLKKYNKEFGKRIKSVEPAVLNAFSRYQWPGNIRQIESVIERAVLMNDTGSVNLRDIKGELEFVDTKESSVAFDLPPEGINFEKMEKELISKAMDRAGGVASKAAKLLGMSYKTFLYRLEKHNIESTSS from the coding sequence ATGCCGGTCATACTTGTTGTTGACGATGAGCCGCTTCAGCGGGATATCCTTAAGACGATATTGGAAGCAGAGGGGTATGAGGCGCATACCGCTGCTTCCGGCGAAGAGGCGCTTGGGGTTATTAAGAAGTTTCAGCCTGAGGTCATACTCACTGACTTAAGAATGAAAGGCATGGATGGGATCGAGTTCATGGAGGCTGTTCCCCAGGAGCCTTTCAAACCGTCTGTGATTATCATCACCGCGCACGGCACTATATCTTCTGCTGTTGAGGCTGTCAGGAAAGGAGCCTTTGATTACCTTACAAAACCGATAGAAAAGAACAGCCTGCTTCTGACTGTCAGAAGAGCGGTCGAGAGGGCCTCTCTGCTCAAGGAGAATATGCTCCTTCATAAAGAGCTTTTCAGCAAATTCAAGATCGAAGGCATTGTCGGGAAGTCGGAAAAGATGCAGAAGGCCATGGAGGTAGTAAAAAAAGTCGCGCCTTCATCTGCAACTGTGTTTATAAGGGGTGAAAGCGGTACAGGCAAAGAGCTTGCGGCAAGGGCGATCCATTACAACAGCCTGCGAAAGACAAAGCCTTTTATAGCCCTGAACTGCGCTTCCATACCTGAGAATCTTTTTGAAAGTGAGCTCTTTGGCTACGAACCTGGCGCATTCACAGGGGCCAACACGAGGAAAGAGGGCCTTTTTGAACTTGCAAACGGCGGCACTCTCTTTCTTGATGAGATCGGGGACCTGCCCCTTGTGACACAGTCAAAACTGCTGAGGGTATTTCAGGATAAGGAGATACGCAGAATAGGCAGTAAAGTGACCATAAAGATAGATGTTAGGATAATAACCGCGACAAACAAGGATATGGAAAAGGAGATCGCAGCCGGCAACTTCAGGGAAGATATGTATTACAGGCTCAAGGTTGTAACCATTTATCTTCCGCCTCTCAGGGAGAGGATCGAAGATATCCCTGAACTTGTAGATTTTTTCCTGAAGAAATACAACAAGGAATTCGGCAAGAGAATAAAATCTGTTGAGCCCGCTGTTCTCAATGCTTTTTCACGTTATCAATGGCCGGGCAATATAAGGCAGATAGAATCGGTTATTGAAAGGGCTGTGCTTATGAACGATACCGGATCTGTCAATCTGAGAGACATAAAGGGCGAACTTGAGTTTGTTGATACTAAAGAAAGCTCCGTTGCTTTTGATCTTCCGCCTGAGGGGATAAATTTTGAAAAGATGGAAAAAGAGCTTATCAGCAAGGCCATGGATAGGGCAGGCGGGGTGGCGTCAAAGGCTGCAAAGCTATTGGGGATGAGCTATAAGACATTTTTGTACAGGTTAGAAAAGCATAACATCGAAAGCACTTCCTCTTGA
- the nifS gene encoding cysteine desulfurase NifS, with amino-acid sequence MKEVYLDNNATTRVADEAREAMLPYLTELYGNPSSMHLFGGQTHRRIEEARAEVAALINAEPEEIIFTSCGTESDNTAVMSALETSRKKHIITTRVEHPAVLNFCKTMARRGFNITIVPVDKLGRIDLRNLERSITENTAVVSIMYANNESGVIFPIKKICEIVKPKGVILHTDAVQAVGKIPVDVKNLPVDMMSISGHKIHAPKGIGALYVRKGVRFSPYIIGGHQERGRRSGTENVASIIAFGKACVLAKDNIDIENTKVKKLRDRLEDGLLSTCPDAMVNGDTESRLPNTANISFEYVEGEAILLRLNEYNICASSGSACASGSLEPSHVLRAMGVPFTAIHGSIRFSLSRYTTDEEIGLVLQKMPEIIRDLRSLSPFGRET; translated from the coding sequence GTGAAAGAGGTCTATCTCGACAATAACGCAACAACAAGGGTAGCTGATGAAGCAAGGGAGGCTATGCTTCCATACTTAACAGAGCTGTACGGCAATCCTTCAAGCATGCACCTCTTTGGAGGCCAGACCCACAGGAGGATAGAGGAGGCAAGAGCAGAGGTTGCTGCGCTCATCAATGCCGAGCCTGAAGAGATAATATTCACCAGCTGCGGCACAGAGAGCGACAACACAGCCGTCATGAGCGCTCTTGAAACCAGCCGGAAGAAGCATATCATTACTACAAGGGTCGAACACCCTGCTGTCCTGAACTTCTGCAAAACTATGGCAAGGAGGGGATTTAATATAACCATCGTGCCTGTGGACAAACTTGGAAGGATCGACCTTCGGAATCTGGAGAGGTCAATAACTGAGAACACCGCTGTTGTCTCCATAATGTACGCCAACAATGAAAGCGGTGTTATATTCCCGATTAAAAAGATATGCGAGATCGTGAAGCCTAAAGGCGTCATCCTGCATACAGATGCTGTGCAGGCTGTGGGGAAAATTCCTGTTGATGTGAAAAATCTACCTGTTGACATGATGTCTATCTCAGGACATAAGATACACGCGCCAAAGGGCATTGGAGCGCTTTATGTAAGAAAGGGCGTAAGGTTCTCTCCATATATTATCGGGGGGCATCAGGAGAGAGGCAGAAGGTCAGGCACAGAGAACGTTGCCTCAATAATCGCCTTTGGAAAAGCATGCGTGCTTGCCAAAGATAATATAGATATTGAAAACACAAAAGTGAAGAAACTCCGCGACCGGCTTGAAGATGGATTACTCAGCACATGCCCTGACGCAATGGTAAATGGCGATACAGAAAGCAGGCTGCCGAATACTGCAAATATCAGCTTTGAGTATGTCGAGGGTGAGGCCATTCTGCTGAGACTGAATGAATATAATATCTGCGCATCATCGGGCTCGGCATGTGCTTCAGGCTCGCTTGAGCCTTCGCACGTGCTGAGGGCCATGGGAGTTCCATTTACAGCCATTCACGGCTCGATCAGGTTCTCCCTGAGCAGATACACAACAGATGAAGAGATAGGCCTTGTCCTTCAAAAGATGCCGGAGATCATAAGAGACCTGCGCTCACTCAGTCCTTTTGGAAGAGAAACATAG
- the nifU gene encoding Fe-S cluster assembly protein NifU: MWEYTEKVNKLFLHPQNTGEIENPDAVGEIGSIVCGDALKLTLKIDKKTDTIIDAKFQTFGCASAIASSSALTELIKGKTVDEALQVTNKDIAEYLGGLPKEKMHCSVMGQEALEAAVADYRGEAHPEVEEGEIVCKCFGVTDQKIRRVIKENGLRTVEDITNFTKAGGGCGDCIPKIGDILLDVLGKEAGRKTASPKKEMTNIKKIAMIQEVIEKEIRPRLQADGGDIELIDVQGNRVIISLRGMCTDCKMSGITIGDINKTLKELISDELVVEAQ, translated from the coding sequence ATGTGGGAATATACTGAAAAGGTCAATAAGCTTTTTTTGCACCCCCAAAATACCGGGGAGATCGAGAATCCTGACGCTGTAGGTGAGATAGGCAGCATAGTCTGCGGTGACGCGCTGAAGCTCACGCTGAAGATAGATAAAAAGACAGACACGATCATTGATGCAAAGTTTCAGACATTCGGATGCGCAAGCGCTATCGCCTCATCATCCGCGCTTACTGAACTGATAAAAGGAAAGACAGTTGATGAAGCATTGCAGGTCACAAATAAGGATATCGCTGAATACCTCGGTGGGCTTCCCAAAGAGAAGATGCACTGTTCTGTGATGGGACAGGAAGCGCTTGAGGCTGCTGTCGCCGATTACAGAGGAGAAGCGCACCCCGAAGTTGAGGAAGGAGAGATAGTCTGCAAGTGCTTCGGCGTGACCGACCAGAAGATAAGGCGTGTGATCAAGGAGAACGGCCTGCGTACTGTTGAGGACATAACCAATTTCACAAAGGCCGGAGGCGGCTGCGGTGACTGTATTCCAAAGATCGGAGATATCCTTCTTGATGTATTAGGTAAAGAGGCTGGGAGAAAGACAGCGAGTCCAAAGAAAGAGATGACCAATATCAAAAAGATAGCTATGATACAGGAAGTAATTGAGAAAGAGATAAGGCCGAGACTCCAGGCTGATGGAGGGGATATTGAACTCATAGATGTCCAGGGCAACAGGGTCATAATATCTTTAAGAGGAATGTGCACTGATTGTAAAATGTCCGGCATTACGATAGGGGATATCAATAAGACATTGAAGGAACTCATAAGCGATGAACTGGTTGTGGAGGCTCAGTGA
- a CDS encoding zinc ribbon domain-containing protein: MPIYEYKCTKCNEVIEVIQKMNDEPLSKCNECGGKLKKMITNTSFVLKGSGWYVTDYPSENREKAMKAKKSAGKKEASADQKKDSKKKETAKTE, translated from the coding sequence ATGCCGATATACGAATATAAATGTACAAAGTGCAATGAAGTTATTGAGGTGATCCAGAAGATGAATGATGAGCCTCTTTCCAAATGCAATGAATGCGGCGGAAAGCTTAAAAAGATGATCACAAACACCTCATTTGTCCTGAAAGGAAGCGGATGGTATGTTACTGATTATCCTTCTGAAAATAGAGAGAAGGCCATGAAGGCGAAGAAGTCTGCCGGCAAAAAAGAGGCATCTGCCGATCAAAAGAAGGATTCAAAAAAGAAAGAGACTGCAAAGACAGAGTGA
- a CDS encoding sugar phosphate isomerase/epimerase family protein — protein MKYPSGKIRPHVHVPYDAIDKYLKFIRSEKLNLEIYFGSKQADELNRDDILGLKKKLDYGPEISVHAPFMDLSPGAVDSKVREVTIQRFVDVLNYSKLLEPNVVVFHSGYDKWKYDKRVDIWLERSMETWKPINDMAADMGIKIAIENIFEEEPANLKLLMGEMNSKNFGVCFDTGHFNLFSSISLTEWIEVIKPYIAELHLHDNSRLGDDHLAIGDGIFDFNLLFRMIEGVDCVYTLEAHSIKDVKKSLKRLEEYFTKRGE, from the coding sequence ATGAAATATCCATCAGGAAAGATACGCCCTCATGTTCATGTCCCTTATGATGCGATAGATAAATATCTTAAGTTCATCAGGTCTGAGAAATTGAACCTTGAGATATACTTTGGTTCCAAACAGGCTGATGAGCTGAACAGGGATGATATCCTCGGACTTAAAAAGAAGCTGGATTACGGGCCTGAGATATCGGTACACGCCCCATTCATGGATCTTTCACCCGGAGCAGTTGATTCAAAGGTGAGAGAAGTTACGATACAAAGATTTGTTGATGTTCTTAATTACTCTAAATTACTTGAGCCCAATGTCGTTGTCTTTCATTCAGGATATGACAAGTGGAAATACGATAAACGCGTTGACATCTGGCTTGAGAGGAGCATGGAGACCTGGAAGCCTATAAATGATATGGCCGCTGATATGGGCATAAAGATCGCGATAGAGAACATTTTTGAGGAAGAACCTGCAAACTTAAAGCTTCTGATGGGGGAGATGAATTCAAAGAATTTCGGAGTATGTTTTGATACCGGGCATTTCAATCTCTTTTCATCGATCTCATTAACAGAGTGGATCGAGGTTATTAAACCCTACATAGCCGAGCTTCATCTGCATGATAACAGCAGGCTCGGCGATGACCATCTTGCCATAGGTGACGGGATATTTGATTTCAACCTCTTATTCAGGATGATTGAAGGGGTTGACTGTGTTTATACTTTAGAGGCGCACAGTATCAAAGATGTTAAGAAGAGCCTGAAGAGGCTTGAAGAGTATTTTACCAAGCGTGGGGAGTGA
- a CDS encoding SAM-dependent methyltransferase: MNPLSKLIIEKINKDGPITFEKFMEMALYYPELGYYSNPAVAIGRQGDFYTSPHLHPVFGAMIAKQLIEMWEILGKPSEFHAIEIGAGEGYLSKDILDHLTGRSHEIVNSLKYAIIEPFEHFEKKQRELLAEHEERVTWFQSLKNISAQINGCIFSNELPDAFPVHIVEMDNDLKEVFLIYDEGGFVEIKQDAKTDGLIDYIGQFASRFPQGYRTEINLRIREWLHEIASILSNGFLMTIDYGYTAKEYYNEERNRGTLLCYHDHQINENPYEHVGEQDITAHVNFSSVKKWGDEVGLRTLGYTSQGTYLVASGIDEMITELYAGSPDYSAEIKKIKGLIMPEGMGESHMVMIQYKGEGNPELRGFSLRNHVRKL; this comes from the coding sequence ATGAACCCTCTTTCAAAACTTATAATTGAAAAGATAAATAAAGACGGCCCGATCACTTTTGAAAAGTTCATGGAGATGGCGCTCTACTATCCTGAACTCGGCTACTACTCAAACCCTGCGGTTGCTATAGGCCGTCAAGGCGATTTCTACACAAGCCCGCATCTCCACCCTGTATTCGGCGCGATGATAGCAAAGCAGTTAATCGAGATGTGGGAGATACTTGGCAAGCCGTCTGAATTCCATGCCATTGAGATAGGAGCAGGCGAAGGCTATCTCAGCAAAGATATCCTTGACCATCTGACCGGACGATCTCATGAGATTGTGAATTCATTAAAGTACGCTATCATTGAACCATTTGAGCACTTTGAGAAAAAACAGAGGGAGCTTCTTGCAGAGCATGAAGAAAGAGTAACGTGGTTTCAGTCACTTAAAAATATATCTGCCCAAATAAATGGCTGTATATTTTCCAACGAACTTCCTGACGCATTCCCGGTTCATATCGTTGAGATGGATAATGACTTAAAAGAGGTTTTTCTGATTTATGATGAAGGCGGTTTTGTTGAGATAAAACAGGATGCCAAGACTGACGGATTAATAGATTACATCGGACAGTTTGCCTCAAGATTTCCACAAGGCTATAGAACTGAGATCAATCTCAGGATAAGGGAATGGCTCCATGAAATAGCATCTATATTGTCGAACGGTTTTCTCATGACGATCGATTACGGTTACACTGCGAAAGAATATTACAATGAAGAAAGAAACAGAGGCACCCTCCTCTGCTATCACGATCATCAGATAAACGAAAACCCATATGAGCATGTAGGGGAGCAGGATATAACCGCTCATGTCAATTTTTCATCCGTTAAAAAATGGGGAGATGAGGTCGGCTTGAGAACATTGGGCTATACATCACAGGGAACGTACCTTGTCGCTTCCGGCATTGACGAAATGATCACGGAACTATATGCCGGCTCGCCTGATTATTCAGCAGAGATAAAAAAGATCAAGGGACTGATAATGCCTGAAGGAATGGGAGAATCACATATGGTCATGATCCAGTACAAAGGCGAAGGCAATCCTGAACTCAGAGGTTTTTCTTTAAGGAATCATGTCAGGAAGCTGTAA
- a CDS encoding diguanylate cyclase gives MTALASEQTGKVKKFIKFITFVNMPIKEKFIFFFFGVLFWFIVMFVIGMGSSIVIDSKTDKIVNHLIPHERVTQKIIRNLQSLSIDISEIEAMPDTEGIDRKIAVSNARIADILSFTEILSHGGQAPDINRDSNALIDNVSIPASDHDPNTETYTQAIKTNINAIGSKISLIADMNKGVPANIDQDKGSLDNSIDETKKLLLESISISNAYSASEASSYAENSESIKNVTKTMIYTFIGVLFMATTLLIIFTISISRSIARPVKAIIEQIRLVGEGRVDITNKIKVSSKDEIGVLTQDFNDLMEEINDLVTFKQIIEEDDSLEDVYSRLAHIFDRFGLDEFIIYEISNSQNKMKTVSPIILNENDINCNPDILHDCSLCKVRKTGHIISSFDYPKVCKQFRTDIDKIHVCIPMLISGSVGGVVQLLFNKKYFSGKDRRVYKAEQYINEAVPVIEAKRLTNTLKESALKDALTGLYNRRFLQEYTDTLIAGVLRRKKNIGLIMCDLDYFKQVNDIYGHNIGDEILKKTSEVIRQCVRGSDLVIRFGGEEFLLITLDIEENETMEIAEKIRKTMEETKIKVFDGVIKKTISLGISEFPKDTDAFWQAIKYADVALYKAKETGRNKAVRFTQDMWTENEF, from the coding sequence ATGACCGCATTGGCTAGCGAACAGACAGGCAAAGTGAAGAAATTCATAAAGTTCATCACCTTTGTCAACATGCCTATTAAGGAAAAGTTCATATTCTTTTTCTTTGGCGTCCTCTTCTGGTTTATAGTTATGTTTGTCATTGGGATGGGAAGCAGCATCGTGATAGATTCCAAGACAGACAAGATAGTCAACCACCTGATCCCTCATGAAAGAGTCACCCAGAAGATCATACGAAATCTCCAGTCCCTCAGTATTGACATATCAGAAATTGAGGCAATGCCTGATACAGAAGGAATTGACAGGAAGATAGCGGTTTCGAATGCAAGGATAGCTGATATATTATCTTTCACTGAAATATTGTCCCACGGCGGACAAGCGCCCGATATCAACAGAGACAGCAACGCTCTTATAGATAATGTCTCGATCCCGGCTTCTGATCATGATCCAAACACAGAGACTTACACCCAGGCTATAAAGACAAACATCAATGCCATTGGATCAAAGATCTCACTGATAGCAGATATGAATAAAGGTGTACCTGCCAATATAGATCAAGATAAGGGCAGTCTTGATAATTCTATCGATGAAACAAAAAAGCTTCTTTTGGAATCCATATCTATATCTAATGCATACTCTGCCAGCGAAGCATCCAGTTACGCTGAAAACTCAGAGAGCATCAAAAATGTAACAAAGACCATGATATACACTTTCATAGGTGTGCTTTTCATGGCTACCACTCTCCTTATAATCTTTACTATCTCCATTTCAAGGTCGATAGCCCGGCCGGTCAAGGCAATAATTGAGCAGATAAGGTTAGTCGGAGAAGGAAGAGTGGATATTACAAACAAGATAAAGGTGAGCTCAAAAGATGAGATAGGGGTACTGACCCAGGACTTCAATGACCTGATGGAAGAGATCAATGACCTTGTCACCTTCAAACAGATCATAGAAGAGGACGACAGCCTGGAAGACGTATATTCACGGCTTGCTCATATCTTTGACAGGTTCGGGCTTGATGAATTCATAATCTATGAAATATCAAACAGCCAGAACAAGATGAAGACAGTATCCCCCATCATCCTGAATGAAAATGACATAAACTGTAATCCCGACATACTTCATGACTGCAGCCTGTGCAAAGTGAGAAAGACCGGACATATTATATCTTCCTTTGATTACCCCAAGGTATGCAAACAGTTCAGAACAGACATAGACAAGATACATGTCTGCATTCCTATGCTGATCTCAGGATCTGTGGGCGGCGTAGTTCAGCTGCTTTTCAATAAGAAGTACTTCAGCGGCAAAGATAGAAGGGTATATAAAGCTGAGCAGTATATAAACGAGGCTGTCCCTGTAATTGAAGCAAAGAGGCTGACTAATACGCTCAAAGAGTCAGCTCTGAAAGATGCGCTTACAGGCCTTTATAACAGGAGATTTCTGCAGGAATATACAGATACGCTCATAGCCGGTGTCCTGAGAAGAAAGAAGAATATCGGGCTTATAATGTGCGACCTCGATTACTTCAAACAGGTCAATGATATTTACGGCCATAATATCGGCGATGAGATCCTCAAAAAGACTTCAGAAGTCATAAGGCAATGCGTTAGAGGTTCGGATCTTGTGATACGGTTCGGAGGAGAGGAGTTCCTCTTGATAACGCTCGACATTGAAGAGAATGAAACAATGGAGATAGCTGAGAAGATCAGAAAGACCATGGAGGAGACCAAGATCAAGGTCTTTGACGGGGTAATAAAAAAGACCATCAGCCTCGGTATAAGCGAGTTCCCCAAAGACACTGACGCCTTCTGGCAGGCTATCAAGTATGCTGATGTGGCCCTTTACAAGGCAAAAGAGACCGGCAGGAACAAGGCAGTAAGGTTCACACAGGATATGTGGACGGAAAATGAGTTTTAG
- the nadA gene encoding quinolinate synthase, producing the protein MTEHSAIIEKILRLKEKRNALIIAHNYQRDEVQELADFTGDSLELSRKAASTDCDVIVFCGVNFMAESASILSPDKTVLLPELTAFCPMADMITVDGPRNTRTEFPGYQYTDAYTYPSDFTLKDIKKAHPGVPVVTYVNTTAAVKAESDICCTSANAVKVVESLASDRVICIPDKNLSAWIAKNTKKEVIAWDGFCHTHDRIRKEDVQKAKAEHPGALVMAHPECRLEVLEAADHVTSTSGMLRYAAASDADEFIVGTEIGLLYRLRKENPGKTFYTLRKDMICPNMKKTTLNSVLRALETMTNVIKVPEEIRIPAKRALDRMLEIY; encoded by the coding sequence ATGACCGAACATAGCGCCATAATAGAAAAAATACTGCGGCTGAAAGAAAAAAGAAATGCCTTGATCATAGCGCATAATTACCAGCGTGACGAGGTTCAGGAGCTTGCCGACTTCACAGGCGACTCTCTGGAACTTTCCCGAAAGGCGGCATCAACTGACTGCGATGTTATCGTATTTTGCGGTGTGAATTTTATGGCGGAGAGTGCATCCATACTCTCTCCTGACAAGACGGTTCTTCTTCCCGAATTGACCGCCTTCTGCCCCATGGCTGACATGATAACTGTTGACGGGCCGAGAAATACGAGAACAGAATTCCCCGGGTATCAATATACTGACGCTTACACCTACCCCTCTGACTTCACACTGAAGGACATAAAAAAAGCGCATCCAGGCGTGCCTGTTGTCACTTATGTCAACACTACTGCAGCTGTAAAAGCAGAGAGCGACATATGCTGCACATCAGCCAACGCAGTCAAGGTGGTTGAATCACTCGCCTCCGACAGGGTCATATGCATCCCGGATAAAAACCTCTCCGCATGGATAGCAAAAAATACCAAAAAAGAGGTAATCGCATGGGACGGCTTCTGTCATACTCATGACAGGATCAGAAAAGAGGATGTTCAAAAGGCGAAGGCTGAACATCCCGGCGCCCTTGTCATGGCTCATCCTGAATGCAGGCTTGAGGTTCTTGAGGCTGCTGACCATGTTACAAGCACATCAGGAATGCTGAGATATGCCGCTGCGTCTGACGCAGATGAGTTTATCGTAGGCACTGAGATCGGACTTCTCTACAGGCTGAGGAAAGAGAATCCCGGCAAGACATTTTACACGTTAAGAAAAGATATGATATGCCCCAATATGAAGAAGACCACGCTTAACAGCGTGCTCAGGGCGCTTGAGACGATGACAAATGTTATTAAGGTGCCGGAAGAGATAAGGATACCCGCAAAGAGAGCTCTCGACAGGATGTTAGAAATTTATTAG